From the genome of Paralichthys olivaceus isolate ysfri-2021 chromosome 4, ASM2471397v2, whole genome shotgun sequence:
TGAACATAATGTGTGATTCCTTTTGTTAGGTTTATGAAATCTCTTGGTTTTAGTCCACCTTTCAATCAAGTCAGTCAAATATAAACATCTTTCTTTCAGACGCGTTGCTGGCAGACCTGGAATCAACAACATCCCACATCTCAAAGCGACCAGTGTTCTTGCCTGAGGAGACCCCCTACTCCATCCCTACGGGAGGacattcttaccaggatgtgtCAGTTCCACCCCCAGTCCCACCTCCGCCCTCAGCCGAGGCATTGAATGGTTCCCTGATAGATCAGCCGGACTCGCACCACTCCTCTCAGCAGGTAAATTACTGTAGATCACTGTGGTTTGATGTTAAGTTTTGTTTGCTAGTTAtcaggattatacaaaaaatGGATGGAACCATGACATTTTGTCACTTTCATAATCATTGCAACACTGaatgtttttgaacattttcattgaatgattcattgatcttgatgagaaaaaaatgttaagCAGACAgctgtttatgagtgtgtattttggtgcagatccaaatgaaaatctggatcttgtggGTGTAAATGTGGTTATGAAAGAAACCTATATCTACCACCCGTATTTAGGTGAGAAATATAATATGACCATGGCTTTGACGCTTGTTTTAATTCATGGGGACTGTCAGGCCTTGCTGGAGGTATTGTACTATGTGCAATTCTATTCTATTACTTATTATTTTCCGTGATGCCCTTACACAAACCTGTTGTTAACTGAGCAAGAGATGGTGCAATTCTGCAACACAAGGTTTTAGAAATAGTATATAATGAAATATGTATATAAGTAGAggttaaaataaaattttaagTGATAAATCTCATGtatatttgtgcatgtgaaTCATATTTTGTGATTACAGATAAGAGATATGAATAGTCATGTTCACACACAGTTAATTTGTCACTAATGATGTCTAATTGGGAGCCAAGTAAAAGTTCAAACAAGGGCTATTCAGTAGACTAACTGTGTGTCCTTTGCAGTCGTTAGGTTCAGCACAGAAGAGCTCATGGTCCAGAGACAGTAGCAGCTCTCCGTTGTCTCACATTGAAGAGGACCACGTCTACAGGTAGTCTGCCACACACTTGTTGTTTGCCCAATGTTGATCATCTGTTGATCATCAGTGTTCTTTAGCAGGAGTTGCGATTGACAGTTTCCCTCTATGTCTCCTCTTCAGTTttccaaacaaacagaagtcATCTGACCTGTCATCAGCAGCCATGACCTCTGCTCTGGGCAGTAACCTCTCTGAGCTCGACAGGCTGCTGCTAGAACTCAATGCAGTGCAACAAAGCTCCCCTTCATTCCCCACAACAGGTAGACACAAAGTGTAGTGAGCAGAGTTAAGGACGATTCTTCGTTCTGTGTCAAAGCTACGCCGTAGGTACGCACGTAGCCAATGCACTGTGCCTACACAGGGTACGTACGTAGGGTACACATCTACGCGTTGGCTATGCTGGAGGTACGGAGTAGATTCAATTCAGCagcatgaattgggctttaGTTGTACTGCTAATGTGTCCGCAGAGGAGGCAGCTCCACCCCTACCTTCCTGCAGCATCACCCACTATGAGAATGGCAGCGGTCCTGACATCATGGTGAGCCCCCCGCCTCAGGAGAAACCCAAGAGGAACGGAACGAGGCTGGACGAAACCCGACCCACTGTGGAGAGTCTATTGGACGAGCTGGAAGGCTCAGTGCCATCACCCAGGTACAGACAATCTACCGTTTACGTTCACTACTGTTAATGCAAACCTTAGGAGTTGACTCACAGACATTAACAGTTAGTGCAACAAGAAgatgtcatttttaattaaagattAAGATTAACAGGCAAACATCACACAGTGAAGATCACTCCCCAAATAGGATGGAAAATTACATGTAAGCTATTTATTTGAGGAAGTTACAGTCCACATCTCATATTGTTTGCTGTTCTCTCTTCATGCTTTATGTACGTCGTAAGACATTTTCCATTTCCCACCCAAAAATCTTTGTGTgccagataaaaacaaattgatGAAAACCTGTGTATAGAGTGATAGCGGCAATCAGCCTTGATCATCTTGCCTTTTTTTCATCACAggcaatatttttttatttgtcagcagaAAATGTGGAAGTAGTTATGTGAAGAATAAAATTAGAGCTTGAGAGAGCTAAAGAGAAGTTTCAACTTCCTGTCACAACTTCTTAAACAGTTGTCAGCACACAGTTTAACAAGACCATTTCAGTGACAAGAAAATAGTAcctagtttgttttgttgtgtttgtcatgttcAATGACAAATTTTAAAAGAAGATGTGAGAAAATACTATGCCTGCTGAAGCTAATTCTCTGACGTTTCTGTGGTGTGTTAGAGCTCTGAGCTGTGGGAATCTAGACAGTAGATATTTTGGGTTGCACTGTTAGTAGGTTTTCCACATTTGctttatgaaaatgaatgaaaatcatttgtatatttgtatattttccaGCCCCCCTGCTTGTCACAGTGACTTGGACTCCCCCTCTCAACAACAAGCCAGAATTTCAGCTTCCTGTGCCACAAGAGAGTTAGATGAGCTAATGGCCTCTCTGTCTGActtcaaggtaaaaaaaagcATATTTCTGGTAAATACCAGAAAAGCTTGAGTAATCAACAAACTCCAGCAAGGAGATCTGTCATTTCCCCCATGATTTCCTGTCCTTTTCCTCTGCTTACTCTCTCGTTTCTCTGTTCTCTAGCCCAGTTCTTTGGGCTCTCTGCTGGACCCAGCAGGAGCATCTTCCagctctcctcatcctccaatCTGTTCCTCCGTCACCCCAGTAGCGTCTCCTTTTCCTAGTCTGTCCCACCCGTCTGCCTGTGcttctcccctcttctctttgCCTGCTGGTCTAGAGTTGCATATAGACGAGGACGGAGGAGACAGTGGTATGTCGATGGCCCATCCACACCGCCTCCCTCTCCACAGCCCCATATCTTCACTTTCTGCAACCAGTGATCTAGACATGGACTCTGCCATAGATATCTCTGCTGCCATGCTTTCAAACCAAACCAGGTCTCTGCTAGTCCTCTCTCAGTCTGCCTCATCCAACTCCTACCTGATGAGAAATAGCCCGAGTCCTTCCAATACCACCACCACCCCGTCACTTACGTCAGTTAACACTGTACTGGACCACAAGTCTTCTAAGAGCTCCAGTCCATCTGTAGAGCGGGTCTCACCCTCAAATACTGTCGGTATATTCTCTTGTGCTCCTGAGACTATGAGCAAGGGCTCTGCTTCTTTTCATGACCTTGATTTTATTTCCTGCACTCCATCTCCTTCAAAAAacctcacccctcctctctcagtgCCAAAGACTCCTTCACCTCTCCCTGTTGCTCTGTCTATATCTCCACATTCTGTGCATGCCTCCTCAAAAACCTCCTCACCATCTCCGGTCTCCCCATCGATGGTCCCTTCCCCACTGGCTTTCACTAGTAGCCCCAGCCGGCAGCCGTCGGAGCCAGCACCCGCAACCCAGAGAGTAAGCCCTTACGCTGTGCAGCAAGCCCCAGTGGAAGAGCCCTCCCTGGATGAGGCTTTAGACAAGCTGCTAGCTATGGGTTTTTCCCAGAATCACTCAGCAGAGCATGTGGAGGAACCACAGCTGAAGATGGAAGAACAGTGTCTGGGCAGAGGAATGCCGGAGGTGCACGAGGAGCTCATCCTGCCCCTGGACAGAAACTGCGTGCAGGCTGACACCTTTACCAGTGCCACCAACACCATCACAGACGACTCCGTGGACGGAGGCACTGATGGAAACGGAGACCTGGACTGGGCTGATGAGGAGCTCTCCGTGTCCTTCCATGATGGCCTGGATGGCACCATGACGCCCTACACTGAGAGGCTGTACACAGATGGCAGCATGACCCCACTGACAGAGGCCAGCTGGATGGATGAGTCCATGACCCCGTCTTCGTGCCCTGGGACCCCGGACGTTGCCCTGGACCTCCCCATGCTGCAGACTCCCAATATAGACCGAGTCTCTGCATCCGGACATGTATGCATCGCCATTCCTGCTCGTCACACGCAGCgcttgttttgtttaaatctaGCTTTGTATTGCGTTGCTGCTTGTGAGACTGATGCTTCTCAACAAGTGTCTGCTCCACCAGTCTGTGCTCAGtgtctttcatgtttttttgaaaaactGCACATATGGCACACAATTTGTGTTAACTAGTTTGCTCACTACTACACTTTTATAAGGTAATCTTagaagtttttgttttaattaataatttaatttgtttacattcacattttcaACTCCTCACATTCTCTATAAATAGAACACTGGTCACATAAAGGGTCACACCATGGGCCTCCAGAACTTGCGGAGCAGCTGTATTAGTATTTCTTTGACCTTGCATACACTACATGGTTAATTGATTTAATCAAAAAGCTGACAACTGTAGCTTGACTGTTTAGGTTAATGACAAACCAGATGTTCCAATGATACCAATATTAGACACTATTTAACTAGAAAGAAACTAGACACCAAAAAATAGTTTGAGCTTTACAAAAAGACACATGGAGGACACAGTCTTggagaaaattaaaataaacttgtGGAACTGAAGGAAAACGTAAAAAGGAAGTCGCTCTTTCTAATCGATAGCTTTTGTTTTGGCACTTACAAGTAAATCATTGATTGTGACCTAGTACCAGTACAGAGCATGGCACAAACCACTGACCTCTTTACCTGTTGCATCAGCTTTGTGTGAAGAACCCGAATGTGACCTCGGACTTGTGTTGGTTGGGGTGACATGAGCACGTAAGACATGCATGAAGTGTGACTCGGAGCCCACTGACCACCGCTTCACAGCCTGTCAGTGATTTGTGTGACTCACCTGCAGCTACAGAGCTCTGCAGTAACCGCTCCAGCTGGTTTATGTTTGGTGTGGACACATGATAAGCTGCTCATCATTCCGTCTTAGATAAAGTCAGTGATAAGACGCACTAAGGAGACTACCAACATACATCCCATGTACCGAGATGGTCTCCTGCGCAGGAAGATGGGACCC
Proteins encoded in this window:
- the pxnb gene encoding uncharacterized protein pxnb isoform X2 → MTSALGSNLSELDRLLLELNAVQQSSPSFPTTEEAAPPLPSCSITHYENGSGPDIMVSPPPQEKPKRNGTRLDETRPTVESLLDELEGSVPSPSPPACHSDLDSPSQQQARISASCATRELDELMASLSDFKPSSLGSLLDPAGASSSSPHPPICSSVTPVASPFPSLSHPSACASPLFSLPAGLELHIDEDGGDSGMSMAHPHRLPLHSPISSLSATSDLDMDSAIDISAAMLSNQTRSLLVLSQSASSNSYLMRNSPSPSNTTTTPSLTSVNTVLDHKSSKSSSPSVERVSPSNTVGIFSCAPETMSKGSASFHDLDFISCTPSPSKNLTPPLSVPKTPSPLPVALSISPHSVHASSKTSSPSPVSPSMVPSPLAFTSSPSRQPSEPAPATQRVSPYAVQQAPVEEPSLDEALDKLLAMGFSQNHSAEHVEEPQLKMEEQCLGRGMPEVHEELILPLDRNCVQADTFTSATNTITDDSVDGGTDGNGDLDWADEELSVSFHDGLDGTMTPYTERLYTDGSMTPLTEASWMDESMTPSSCPGTPDVALDLPMLQTPNIDRVSASGHIKSVIRRTKETTNIHPMYRDGLLRRKMGPVIVNKNSSQDRLIEELQGKFGIGRSERRRKQSDDWLTEGVIVSSKPQRFRPDWAGSEVDKIMNPPESPVLVRKVLPPPFPPAPRCPPIVQEHKRPSAVQPPLVPIPPPPPPPPPPPPPPPPPPPSPPPQPKHFHQPVPAPPRQIIKASHPPPALIQEPPAPKSEPPPPVLKTTTRPPPVEPVAPVAPKVLVSVGCQTEYDPVFPPMQIMAQGKGGVPGGPPTQVNKLDNMLGSLQSDLNKLGVQTVAKGVCGACCKPIVGQVVTAMGRTWHPEHFVCTHCQEEIGSRNFFERDGQPYCETDYHNLFSPRCYYCNGPILDKVVTALDRTWHPEHFFCAQCGSFFGPEGFHEKDGKAFCRKDYFDMFAPKCGGCARAILENYISALNSLWHPECFVCRECFTPFVNGSFFEHDGQPYCEVHYHERRGSLCSGCQKPITGRCITAMAKKFHPEHFVCAFCLKQLNKGTFKEQNDKPYCHGCFVKLFS
- the pxnb gene encoding uncharacterized protein pxnb isoform X1 encodes the protein MDDLDALLADLESTTSHISKRPVFLPEETPYSIPTGGHSYQDVSVPPPVPPPPSAEALNGSLIDQPDSHHSSQQSLGSAQKSSWSRDSSSSPLSHIEEDHVYSFPNKQKSSDLSSAAMTSALGSNLSELDRLLLELNAVQQSSPSFPTTEEAAPPLPSCSITHYENGSGPDIMVSPPPQEKPKRNGTRLDETRPTVESLLDELEGSVPSPSPPACHSDLDSPSQQQARISASCATRELDELMASLSDFKPSSLGSLLDPAGASSSSPHPPICSSVTPVASPFPSLSHPSACASPLFSLPAGLELHIDEDGGDSGMSMAHPHRLPLHSPISSLSATSDLDMDSAIDISAAMLSNQTRSLLVLSQSASSNSYLMRNSPSPSNTTTTPSLTSVNTVLDHKSSKSSSPSVERVSPSNTVGIFSCAPETMSKGSASFHDLDFISCTPSPSKNLTPPLSVPKTPSPLPVALSISPHSVHASSKTSSPSPVSPSMVPSPLAFTSSPSRQPSEPAPATQRVSPYAVQQAPVEEPSLDEALDKLLAMGFSQNHSAEHVEEPQLKMEEQCLGRGMPEVHEELILPLDRNCVQADTFTSATNTITDDSVDGGTDGNGDLDWADEELSVSFHDGLDGTMTPYTERLYTDGSMTPLTEASWMDESMTPSSCPGTPDVALDLPMLQTPNIDRVSASGHIKSVIRRTKETTNIHPMYRDGLLRRKMGPVIVNKNSSQDRLIEELQGKFGIGRSERRRKQSDDWLTEGVIVSSKPQRFRPDWAGSEVDKIMNPPESPVLVRKVLPPPFPPAPRCPPIVQEHKRPSAVQPPLVPIPPPPPPPPPPPPPPPPPPPSPPPQPKHFHQPVPAPPRQIIKASHPPPALIQEPPAPKSEPPPPVLKTTTRPPPVEPVAPVAPKVLVSVGCQTEYDPVFPPMQIMAQGKGGVPGGPPTQVNKLDNMLGSLQSDLNKLGVQTVAKGVCGACCKPIVGQVVTAMGRTWHPEHFVCTHCQEEIGSRNFFERDGQPYCETDYHNLFSPRCYYCNGPILDKVVTALDRTWHPEHFFCAQCGSFFGPEGFHEKDGKAFCRKDYFDMFAPKCGGCARAILENYISALNSLWHPECFVCRECFTPFVNGSFFEHDGQPYCEVHYHERRGSLCSGCQKPITGRCITAMAKKFHPEHFVCAFCLKQLNKGTFKEQNDKPYCHGCFVKLFS